In the genome of Quercus robur chromosome 3, dhQueRobu3.1, whole genome shotgun sequence, one region contains:
- the LOC126719288 gene encoding histone H2A-like, translating into MMGKLAESAHRNRYPYTVSGDMGVMSNGKFSAAYPWGCKLRADERKMKRIFEERAKDERPNRNANEGSGRNKNVQEPAGNAVRDNNKNRGVNLLGIGKLLGSVTIARGGLFPHNHQTLMPIRLAKGRADIGFTSQEL; encoded by the exons ATGATGGGGAAGTTGGCTGAGTCAGCTCACCGAAATAGATATCCATATACTGTGAGCGGCGATATGGGTGTGATGTCTAATGGAAAATTCTCTGCAGCATATCCGTGGGGATGCAAGTTGAGAGCAGATgagagaaagatgaaaaggattTTTGAAGAGAGGGCAAAAGATGAGAGACCTAACAGGAATGCAAATGAGGGGAGTGGGAGaaacaaaaat GTACAGGAGCCTGCTGGAAATGCAGTGAGGGACAACAACAAGAATCGAGGAGTGAACTTGCTAGGAATTGGCAAACTTTTGGGGTCTGTGACTATTGCCAGGGGAGGATTGTTTCCCCATAACCACCAGACCCTTATGCCTATAAGGTTGGCAAAGGGAAGGGCTGACATTGGATTTACTTCTCAGGAGTTGTAA